The following nucleotide sequence is from Azoarcus sp. CIB.
CCTACTCGGCCGACGAGGCGAGCGACGACTACGTTGCTCCGGGGCTACCGGCGGATTTCGCACACGTCGACGAGTCGGGCGACAGAGGTCACCGCAGCGAGGTCGAGGCGCAGCACACCTTCTCGCCCTTCGACAAGACGCGGCTCGTGTGGGGTGCGAGCTGGCGTCAGGACACGCTGCGCTCGAAGAGCATGCTGTACGGGCAGAACAAGGTGTCGCGCGACGTCAGCCGTGCCTTCGCGAATGCGGAATGGGCGCCGGTGGCATGGTTTACCGGCAACCTCGGTTTCTCCTCCGAATACGACTCGATTGCCGGCAACAACGTGTCGTCGCGCGCGAGCGGCAGCTTTCACCTGAACGCCGAGAATACCGTCCGCGCCGGCTATACACGGGCGTGGCGCACGGCCAGCATCCTGGACTACCGCGCGAACTTGCGCAGCAGCACCACGCGCGCCGTGTTCACGGGAACGCGCAATCTTCCCGCTGAGAGCCTGGACAGCTGGGAGGTCGGTTACCTCGGCGACTGGAAGGACTGGCGCATGAGCCTGGACGTCAGGCGCTTCCGCGAGCGCGTGGGCGACCGCTTGTTCCTGATCGACCCCAACGTGCGCGACCGCCTGGGCGATCAGGTGATGCCGATCCAGGACATCCGCATCGACGGCGTCGAATACCAGTGGAAGTGGCAGCCGCTCGACGCGACGCGCCTGATGGTTTCGCAGAGCTTCATCCGCATCGACAGCGAATACTCGGGTGGTGCGCTCACGCCAACGAGCAACCTCGTGACCCGTCGCGGCCGCAAGGAGCTGGTCGATGCGTTCGCCGAGGAATCCGCGCCGCGGCGGGCGTCTTCGCTGTTGTGGATGCAGAAGCTGCCGTACGGCCTGGAAGGTTCGGTCGCGCGTTACTGGGTCGATCCGATGCGATGGACGCGCAACACCTCGGTCGGCAGCTATGTGCGCACCGACGCGCGCCTGGGCTACCCGTTCCGCATCGCGGGGCAGGGCGGCGAACTGGCTTACACGGTGCAGTCGCTCGACGGCGACCACGGCGAGTTCAAGTCCAACGGCAGCCCGGCCGACCGGGTCGTCGGCCGTCGCCACTGGGTGTCGCTGCGGCTCGACTTCTGAGCCCGGCCGCGCGCCGGAGCTTGGCGCCGGTTCAGCGGTTGCCGCGCGTCTGCCGGTGCATGCGCATCAGCGTGCTCTTGCCGAACAGGCTCTCGACGAGATCGACGGCCAGTTCGGCGGTCATGTTGCGGTGGTCGAGCGCGGGGTTGAGTTCGACGATGTCGAGCGAGGCGAACTGCTCGGTGTCGGCGATCATCTCCATGCACAGCTCGGCCTCGCGGTAGGTCGGGCCGCCGCGCACGGTGGTGCCGACGCCCGGTGCGATCGTCGGATCGAGCCAGTCGACATCCAGGCTGACGTGCAGGTGCGTGTTCTCGTCCACGCCGGCGAGCGCTTGTTCCATCACCGCGCGCATGCCGACTTCGTCGATGTAGCGCATGTCGAAGACTTCGACGCCGAGTTCGCACAGGAAGCGCTTTTCGCCCTCGTCGACGCTGCGGATGCCGATCTGGCGGATCTCGGCCGGGAGCATCGCCGGGATGTGGCCGCCGATGCGCGTCAGCACTTCCGGGCCGTGGCCGCACAGGCAGGCGACGGGCATGCCGTGGATGTTGCCGGAGGGCGTCATCGTCGCGGTGTTGAGATCGGCGTGCGCATCGAACCACAGCACGCGCAGCTTCTTGCCGACCGTGCGGCAATGGCGCGCGACGGCGCTGATCGAGCCGATCGCGAGGCAGTGGTCGCCGCCCATCATCACCGGCAGCCGGCCGGCACGCAGTTCGGCATACACGGCCTCGTGCAGGATCTCGTTCCACTGTGCGACCTCCTGCAGGTGACGGAAGCCGTCGACTGCAGGCAGGTTGGGATTCGCGGGCCCCACGAGGTTGCCGCAATCGCGCACGTCGGCGCCGAAGGCCGCGATCGCCGCGTGGATGTCGGCGACGCGCAGGGCCTCGGGGCCCATGCTGGCGCCGCGCGTGCCGGCCCCGGCGTCGGTGGGAACGCCAATCAGGCTAACGTTCAGAATCGTCATGGTGTCGGTTTACCCCAGTGCGGGCGCCGCAGTCCGCGGTGCGAAGATTCGGTTCGACCCGCACGACGTGGTGTGGTTCGTCGTGCGGGGCGGGTAGCGTCCGGGCACCGGATTGGTGTCGTTTCGCAGGGCCGAACTTTGAAGGAAGCGTCGCTCAAACAGAATGGTTAATTTCGTATCGAAATGCCACGGCTCTGACGAAATGACAGAGTTGAATAGCGTTCTGCGCAAAATCCGGCGTGTACCCCCTCCAGCGACGCCCCCGGCTCGGGTATAAAGGCGCCTCGGCTGGTCCGAGGCGGTATCCCCGCCCGGGTGCATTGTCGGCGCGCGGGGCGGCGTTCGTCGAGCTTTTGCGCGCCGGGATCCGCCCGGATGCCGGCCGAATGGATAGCGATGTCGAAGTAGATTGCATAGGGAGTCGGTGAATGAAGCGCGCGCAGGCCAATGGCCTCCTGTTGGTTGCGGCACTGATCTGGGGGACGGCCTTCGTCGCCCAGCAGGCGGGTATGCGTGATGTCGGTCCGTTCACCTTCACCGGCGTGCGCTTCCTGTTCGGCGCCGTGGTGATCCTGCCGCTGGTGGCGCGCGAGCTGCGCCGGCTTGGGCGGCGTGGCGTGTGGCTGGATGGTCGCGACCTGGCAGGCGGGCTGCTGCTGGGCGTCGTGTTGTTTCTCGGCGCGGCATTCCAGCAGATCGGCATCGCCGGCACCACCGTGAGCAACGCCGGCTTCCTCACCGCGCTGTACGTGCCGCTGGTGCCCGTTGCGAGCGCGCTGCTGTTGCGCGAACGCCTGCACTGGTCGGTGTGGCCGGCGAGTGCCGGCTGCCTCGGCGGCACGTTTCTGCTCGGCGGCGGCAGCCTCTCGGCGCTGTCGACGGGGGATCTGTGGGTGATGGCGAGCGCGCTGTTCTGGGCCGCGCACGTGATGATGGTCGGGCGGGTCGCGGCACGCCACGGCGCCCCGATCACGATCGCATGCCTGCAATTCCTGATGTGCGGCGCGCTGGGGATGGCTTGCGGGTTCTCCCTGGAGGTCGTCAGTGTCGATGCGCTGGAGCGCGCGCTGCCGTCGATCGCCTACGCCGGCATCCTTTCGGTGGGGCTGGGCTTCACGCTGCAGGTGGTCGCGCAGCGCCACACGCTGGCGGCCGACGCGGCGATCCTGCTCAGTTGCGAGACGCTGTTTGCGGCGATTGCGGCACGCATTTTCGTCGGCGAGGTGCTCACGCCGATGCAGCTGCTGGGCGGCGGGCTGATCTTCGCGTGCGTGATGGCGATCCAGTTGCTGCCGCTCGTCCGCGCGCGCAACGAGGCGGCGCAGCCGGCGTGACGCCGCTGCCGCTCAGGCGGCGTTCTCGAACAGCTCCGGCGGGATGTCCTCGGGGCACAGCTGGCTGGCCTCGTCCCCCATCAGCGCGAGCATGAGGCGCAGTTGGTTGCGCAGCTCGCGCAGGTTGCCCGGCCAGCGGTGGCGGTGCAGCAGCGCAAGCGCGTCGGGGCACACGTAGACCGGTCTCCCGGCGGCGGCCTCGCGCACGAAATGGCGCACGAGCTCGTCGAAATCGTCGCGCTCGCGCAGCGGCGGCAGGCTGATGATCCGGCCGCTGGCCGCCTCGAAATTGCGCAGGTCGAGTCGCCCCTCGCGACGCAGTTCGGCGAGCGGCCGCCGTGCCGCACCGATCACGCGGGCGCGGCTGCCGTCGTGGGCGTCGAAGAGTCGCGCCTGCAGCGTTGTGGGTAGTGCGTCGATCTCCACGAGGAAGAGGATGCCGTTGGCCGCCTGCACCCAGGCGCGGTCCAGTTCCGCCTCCGCGGCTTCGCCAGCGGGCAGGGCCGCACAGTCGATGCCGATCAGCGGCGCGTCCGCGGTCGGTTTGTGGTCTTCGTGGAACGCCCGCACGAGATGCGCCTTGCCGGTCCCCATCTCGCCTTCGATCAGCAGCGGGGTGGCTTCCGCGGCGCAGTTGCGCAGCGTGCCGACAATGCGCGCGATGCGCCCGTCGCCGCGGCCGATCGCGCCCAGACGGGAGTCGTCGTGGCGGGTAGTTGCGCTGCGCGGTCCCGTGTCGACGTGGCGTCGCGAACGCAGGTTGGCGCGGGCGATGAGCGTGCGGCCTTTCAGGTCGTAGAGCGGAAAGGGCGCGTCGGGCGCCTGCGCTGCCCAGCCGACCAGGCTGCTCCAGGGCGTCGCGAAGCAGGCTTCATAGGTCGTTGCGGGATGTGACGCGTCCAGACCGAGCATTCCGCGCGCTTTGCGATTGCTCGCGACGAGGCGGCCGCCTTCGTCGAACACGACGAGCGCATGCAGCGGGTCGGCGAGCGCATCGCGGCGCGTGTGGAAGTGCAGCGTGAGGAAGCCGTCGTCCAGCGTTTCCAGCAGGCGGTGCTCGATCAGTTCGGCCGTTGTGCGCAGCAGCGCTTCGGCGTGCGTGAGGTTTTCGCGCGCATCCGACGACACGTCGAGGATGCCGAGCATGCCGCCGGTGGGTGCGAGGATGGGTGTGGCGACGCAGGTGAAGATGCGGTTGCGTGCGAGGTAGTGCTGATCGCCGTGCACCGTGACGACCGTCCCGGAGTGCAGCGCCGTGCCGATCGCGTTGGTGCCCATCGTGGCCTCGCTCCAGTCGACGCCGGGCCGCAGGGCGACGCGGCTGGCGCGGTCGAGGAAGTCGGTGTGGCCCAGCGCGCTGAGGATCATGCCCTGGCGGTCGGCCAGCAGCACCGTGGATGAGGGGCTGCCGATCTGGCGATACAGGCCTTCGATCATCGGGCGCGAAAACGCGAGCAGCCGGTTGTTTGCCGCGATGCGGTCCGTGAGTTCGCCCGGCGCGAGCGCCGTGTCGTTGAGCGGTTCGTCCGGACGCAGGCCGTGCTCGCGGCTGCGCTGCCACGATGCGATGAGCGGTTCCGGTCGGGATCTGGGGGGTGAAGCTTCCATCATGGGGAGCGATGAAGCATGAATCATTCCGTCGGCGTCGAGCCGCGCGAGTAAAGGGGTTTTTGCGGCAGCGGGGCGTGCGTGGTGCGGCGCCGTTGTCACGCATCGGAACAGGTGTTGCCTTGTTGAGCAGGCGGGAGCAGGGCAGGGCGGCGGGGCACTCGGTGCCGAGATATGCCGGATCGTGGTGCAAGTATTTGTTTGAGCGTTGAAAGATGTCTCTGGAGAAGGTGGCGGCGCTTGCTGGCACGCGCCCTGCGGAAGGGATGGCGACGCGAGACAGCGTTTCGACCAATCAACACAGCTTCTGGAGACAAGTTCAATGATCTACGAGATGCCCGGCCAGGCAGGCGCCAAGGTCCAGTTCAAGAGCCGCTACGACAACTTCATCGGTGGCAAGTGGGTGGCGCCGGTGCGCGGCCATTATTTCGAGAACATCACGCCGATCTCCGGCAGGCCGTTCTGCCAGGTCGCCCGCTCGACCGAGGAAGACATCAATCTCGCCCTCGATGCTGCCCATGCCGCAGCCGACAAGTGGGGCCGCACCTCGGCTGCCGATCGCGCCAACATCCTGCTCAAGATCGCCGACCGGCTGGAAGCCAACCTCGAAATGCTGGCCTACGCCGAGACGGTCGACAACGGCAAGGCGATCCGCGAAACCCTGAACGCCGACATCCCGCTGACGATCGACCATTTCCGCTACTTCGCCGGCTGCCTGCGCGCGCAGGAAGGCGGCATCAGCGAGATCGACGAACACACTGTCGCCTATCACTTCCACGAGCCGCTCGGCGTCGTCGGCCAGATCATCCCG
It contains:
- a CDS encoding TonB-dependent receptor, coding for MNTRKINSGGASVLAVAVAVALVGAPAAADDNLFFSELPVVASVSRLPQRQVDAPTAVTVIDRETIKAAGVRALNDVFRLVPGFQTFPHNTDPARVTYHGITDEDFSPRVQVLVDGRSLHSPLFRSGVNWALMPVALEDIERIEVVRGSNTTSYGTNAFLGVINIVTVDPALVRGVSVSAHHGSQGVRDYTLRGGVRLGEDGELRLTYQQLDDDGLEDQYDWIDSFRSRLLDLRATWRLGVRDELDLHAGRIEGVMTVGRLDKDFVSRNGELFRSDPENPIRDFDQSSNWLQLRWLRTLSESSDFSLRYAYSADEASDDYVAPGLPADFAHVDESGDRGHRSEVEAQHTFSPFDKTRLVWGASWRQDTLRSKSMLYGQNKVSRDVSRAFANAEWAPVAWFTGNLGFSSEYDSIAGNNVSSRASGSFHLNAENTVRAGYTRAWRTASILDYRANLRSSTTRAVFTGTRNLPAESLDSWEVGYLGDWKDWRMSLDVRRFRERVGDRLFLIDPNVRDRLGDQVMPIQDIRIDGVEYQWKWQPLDATRLMVSQSFIRIDSEYSGGALTPTSNLVTRRGRKELVDAFAEESAPRRASSLLWMQKLPYGLEGSVARYWVDPMRWTRNTSVGSYVRTDARLGYPFRIAGQGGELAYTVQSLDGDHGEFKSNGSPADRVVGRRHWVSLRLDF
- the rocF gene encoding arginase — translated: MTILNVSLIGVPTDAGAGTRGASMGPEALRVADIHAAIAAFGADVRDCGNLVGPANPNLPAVDGFRHLQEVAQWNEILHEAVYAELRAGRLPVMMGGDHCLAIGSISAVARHCRTVGKKLRVLWFDAHADLNTATMTPSGNIHGMPVACLCGHGPEVLTRIGGHIPAMLPAEIRQIGIRSVDEGEKRFLCELGVEVFDMRYIDEVGMRAVMEQALAGVDENTHLHVSLDVDWLDPTIAPGVGTTVRGGPTYREAELCMEMIADTEQFASLDIVELNPALDHRNMTAELAVDLVESLFGKSTLMRMHRQTRGNR
- a CDS encoding DMT family transporter — translated: MKRAQANGLLLVAALIWGTAFVAQQAGMRDVGPFTFTGVRFLFGAVVILPLVARELRRLGRRGVWLDGRDLAGGLLLGVVLFLGAAFQQIGIAGTTVSNAGFLTALYVPLVPVASALLLRERLHWSVWPASAGCLGGTFLLGGGSLSALSTGDLWVMASALFWAAHVMMVGRVAARHGAPITIACLQFLMCGALGMACGFSLEVVSVDALERALPSIAYAGILSVGLGFTLQVVAQRHTLAADAAILLSCETLFAAIAARIFVGEVLTPMQLLGGGLIFACVMAIQLLPLVRARNEAAQPA
- a CDS encoding sigma 54-interacting transcriptional regulator, which produces MEASPPRSRPEPLIASWQRSREHGLRPDEPLNDTALAPGELTDRIAANNRLLAFSRPMIEGLYRQIGSPSSTVLLADRQGMILSALGHTDFLDRASRVALRPGVDWSEATMGTNAIGTALHSGTVVTVHGDQHYLARNRIFTCVATPILAPTGGMLGILDVSSDARENLTHAEALLRTTAELIEHRLLETLDDGFLTLHFHTRRDALADPLHALVVFDEGGRLVASNRKARGMLGLDASHPATTYEACFATPWSSLVGWAAQAPDAPFPLYDLKGRTLIARANLRSRRHVDTGPRSATTRHDDSRLGAIGRGDGRIARIVGTLRNCAAEATPLLIEGEMGTGKAHLVRAFHEDHKPTADAPLIGIDCAALPAGEAAEAELDRAWVQAANGILFLVEIDALPTTLQARLFDAHDGSRARVIGAARRPLAELRREGRLDLRNFEAASGRIISLPPLRERDDFDELVRHFVREAAAGRPVYVCPDALALLHRHRWPGNLRELRNQLRLMLALMGDEASQLCPEDIPPELFENAA